The Desulfovibrio sp. genome window below encodes:
- a CDS encoding glycosyltransferase, giving the protein MNGERVSAIITTRNESKNIGNCLESIKAQSYAPELIEIIVVDNQSTDDTKAIAAKYTDKIFDRGPERSAQRNFGFEKASGELFMFLDADMILSATVVERSVEKMRREKLCALYIPEIVLGKGFFPAVRRFERSFYDGTVIDCVRIFTREAFTATGGFDESLTGPEDWDFDKLIRGHGPVGVLSQYDFDRVDAYVSSLPDANFTPRLTGYENFSNDDTPLLFHNEAAFDLWRYLTKKTYYGGSFEAYMAKWPKDDPDLVRQFGAAYRFFGVFLENGRWRRLLSHPRLGFGMYLLRFLVGFMFVLGKLKR; this is encoded by the coding sequence ATGAACGGCGAACGCGTCTCGGCCATCATCACCACCCGCAACGAATCGAAAAACATCGGCAATTGCCTGGAGTCCATCAAGGCCCAGAGCTATGCGCCGGAGTTGATCGAGATCATCGTGGTGGACAACCAGTCCACTGATGACACCAAAGCCATCGCCGCCAAATACACCGACAAGATTTTCGACAGGGGACCGGAACGTTCGGCCCAGCGCAACTTCGGTTTCGAAAAGGCTTCCGGGGAACTCTTCATGTTCCTGGATGCTGACATGATCCTTTCCGCCACGGTGGTCGAACGCTCGGTGGAAAAGATGCGCCGCGAAAAGCTGTGTGCGCTCTACATCCCGGAGATCGTGCTGGGGAAAGGATTCTTCCCCGCCGTTCGCCGCTTCGAGCGAAGCTTCTACGACGGCACAGTGATAGACTGCGTGCGCATCTTCACCCGAGAGGCCTTCACGGCCACCGGAGGGTTCGACGAGTCCCTCACCGGCCCAGAGGACTGGGATTTCGACAAGCTCATACGCGGCCATGGCCCTGTGGGAGTGCTCAGCCAGTACGATTTCGACCGGGTGGACGCCTACGTGTCCAGCCTGCCGGATGCGAACTTCACGCCCCGGCTCACCGGGTATGAGAATTTCTCCAATGACGACACGCCGCTTCTTTTCCATAACGAGGCGGCCTTCGACCTGTGGAGATACCTGACCAAGAAGACCTACTACGGCGGCTCCTTCGAAGCCTACATGGCCAAATGGCCAAAGGACGACCCGGACCTGGTCCGGCAGTTCGGGGCCGCCTACCGGTTCTTCGGCGTATTTTTGGAAAACGGCCGCTGGCGCAGGCTCCTTTCACACCCGCGCCTTGGGTTCGGCATGTATCTTCTTCGTTTTCTCGTGGGTTTCATGTTCGTACTTGGCAAACTGAAACGCTAA
- a CDS encoding 50S ribosomal protein L11 methyltransferase has translation MSRLIKTELVIPGSMAEAEQEAIGEELSGWLAANSLQGWEELTAPASRDLTFRFYMEPESPLAQSIAEYTAQRWPMVKLFTESMEQQDWSAAWKEFFTPIDIGGRFEIVPPWLADADHHGLEPIIIEPKMAFGTGHHATTALCLGGIAKLVETGRLAKGASFLDLGTGSGILAIGLVKLGCTGVALDIDPQAILCAAENLALNGLPESGTPGAPVHLAVGGLESLHPDKKFDCIVANILAQPLINMAPYILKHLKPGGALMLSGILTTQADDVARAYTTQGMPEPERRDDGEWSGLFWV, from the coding sequence ATGTCCCGACTCATTAAGACCGAACTCGTCATTCCCGGATCCATGGCCGAAGCAGAACAGGAGGCGATAGGAGAGGAACTCTCCGGCTGGTTGGCCGCCAACTCCCTGCAGGGGTGGGAGGAACTGACCGCACCGGCCAGCCGCGACCTCACCTTCCGCTTCTACATGGAACCCGAATCACCCCTGGCCCAATCGATCGCGGAGTACACCGCCCAGCGCTGGCCCATGGTGAAGCTCTTTACGGAGTCCATGGAACAGCAGGACTGGTCCGCTGCCTGGAAGGAATTCTTCACACCTATCGACATCGGCGGTCGTTTCGAGATCGTTCCCCCGTGGCTGGCCGACGCCGACCACCACGGCCTGGAGCCCATCATCATCGAACCCAAGATGGCTTTCGGCACCGGCCACCACGCCACCACGGCCCTGTGCCTCGGGGGAATCGCCAAGCTGGTGGAGACCGGCCGTTTGGCCAAGGGAGCAAGTTTTTTGGACCTGGGCACCGGGTCCGGCATTCTGGCCATCGGGCTGGTGAAGCTCGGATGCACCGGGGTTGCCCTGGACATCGATCCCCAGGCCATCCTCTGCGCAGCCGAGAACCTGGCTTTGAACGGCCTTCCCGAATCCGGCACGCCCGGGGCGCCGGTACACCTGGCTGTGGGAGGGCTCGAAAGTCTTCACCCTGACAAGAAATTCGATTGTATCGTGGCCAACATCCTGGCCCAGCCGCTCATCAACATGGCCCCATACATTCTGAAGCACCTAAAGCCCGGCGGAGCGCTCATGCTGTCCGGCATTCTGACCACCCAGGCGGACGACGTGGCCAGGGCCTACACCACGCAGGGCATGCCCGAACCGGAAAGGCGGGACGACGGGGAATGGAGCGGATTGTTTTGGGTGTGA
- a CDS encoding radical SAM protein, which produces MKVSVSYPPLESGKGVALLSQNRQFQWFTNPTYIYPMVPSYAASLCKARGHDVFWDDGIAEEMTYADWLARIKREKPDLVAMESKTPVIKRHWKIVEELKRELPDSKIVLMGDHVTALPRESMENCPADFVIAGGDFDFMLADLADFVSGKSLTAPGGIWYRENGEIKDTGPASLEHDLDKLPYIDRELTKWQLYAYKNGNFKYTPGTYVYAGRDCWWGKCTFCSWTTLYPGRNYRTVSVERHLDEIEQLVKLGVKEIFDDSGCFPKGKWLEDFCNGMIRRGLHKKVVMGCNMRVGALSQEQWNLLKAANFRFILIGLESVVQSTLDRLVKGIKVAQIEETLRMCKKAGLAPHITTMVGYPWETKDDARSTIDFAKRMFTEGYLDTLQATIVVPYPGTPLFEEAKNQGWLTTQEWDDYDMRQSVWKSPISNEDVLQFKNELYKAALTPAFLLRKVLSIRSLDDIAFFWRAGGKLIGHLLNTRKGCAECKK; this is translated from the coding sequence ATGAAAGTATCCGTCTCCTACCCGCCCCTTGAGTCCGGCAAGGGCGTGGCCCTTCTGTCCCAGAACCGCCAGTTCCAGTGGTTCACCAACCCCACCTACATCTACCCCATGGTGCCGTCCTATGCGGCCAGCCTGTGCAAGGCCCGCGGGCACGACGTATTCTGGGACGACGGCATAGCAGAAGAGATGACCTACGCGGACTGGCTGGCCCGCATCAAGCGCGAAAAGCCAGACCTTGTCGCCATGGAGTCCAAGACCCCGGTCATCAAGCGGCACTGGAAGATCGTGGAGGAGTTGAAGCGCGAACTGCCGGATTCCAAGATCGTTCTCATGGGCGACCACGTCACCGCCCTGCCTCGCGAATCCATGGAGAACTGCCCGGCCGATTTCGTGATCGCTGGCGGCGACTTCGACTTCATGCTGGCCGACCTGGCCGACTTCGTTTCCGGCAAGTCCCTCACCGCTCCAGGAGGCATCTGGTACCGCGAGAACGGCGAGATAAAGGACACCGGACCGGCCTCGCTCGAACACGACCTGGACAAGCTGCCCTACATCGACCGCGAGCTCACCAAGTGGCAGCTCTACGCATACAAGAACGGCAACTTCAAATACACGCCCGGCACCTACGTCTACGCCGGGCGCGACTGCTGGTGGGGCAAGTGCACCTTCTGCTCCTGGACCACCCTGTACCCCGGCCGCAACTATCGCACCGTCTCCGTCGAGCGCCACCTGGACGAGATCGAACAGCTGGTGAAACTCGGCGTGAAGGAGATCTTCGACGACTCCGGCTGCTTCCCCAAGGGAAAATGGCTCGAGGACTTTTGCAACGGCATGATAAGGCGCGGCCTGCACAAGAAGGTGGTCATGGGCTGCAACATGCGCGTGGGCGCACTCAGCCAGGAACAGTGGAACCTTCTGAAGGCCGCCAATTTCCGCTTTATCTTGATTGGGCTGGAATCCGTTGTGCAGTCGACGCTGGATCGCCTGGTCAAAGGCATCAAGGTGGCCCAGATCGAGGAGACCCTGCGCATGTGCAAAAAGGCCGGCTTGGCCCCGCACATAACCACCATGGTGGGCTACCCCTGGGAGACCAAGGACGACGCCCGGTCCACCATCGACTTCGCCAAGCGCATGTTCACCGAGGGCTACTTGGACACGCTCCAGGCCACCATCGTGGTGCCCTACCCCGGCACGCCGCTTTTCGAGGAAGCCAAGAACCAGGGCTGGCTGACCACCCAGGAATGGGACGACTACGACATGCGCCAGAGCGTGTGGAAATCGCCCATCTCCAATGAAGATGTCTTGCAATTCAAGAACGAACTTTATAAGGCCGCGCTCACCCCGGCGTTTTTGCTGCGCAAGGTTCTCTCCATCAGAAGCTTGGACGATATCGCCTTCTTCTGGCGCGCCGGAGGGAAGCTGATCGGGCATCTGCTGAACACCCGCAAGGGATGCGCGGAGTGTAAGAAATAA
- a CDS encoding GGDEF domain-containing protein: protein MGLLDLKTIVIIGLMLHSALALVMLQTYFTRKTYPGFRTWTIGQACWVLASFFFYFRDVIVSESVSVILANPLYLLYALLLRNGMARFYGYDRDRLWMTVNVCVAVLCLALIYWFRFGTNDMNMRVIGSSLGMAFIVLCAGIEPILNKVKRYQIQMIISAALMAGGVCLLMRGAASAVHPVYSDLFRQDVWLKFVLVMGMFVNVIQVFGFITLMHSRLEDELLEAQARLQDLANTDALTGLVNRRGITEIATHDLKLARRYGHKVSLIIFDLDHFKAVNDTYGHAMGDEVLAAIGSKCLDAMRDVDTLARWGGEEFAVLMPQTDLVGARQTAERLRIMISAFKPVPGMDIRTTASFGVAELNGGSFEDMVERADSCLYQAKREGRDRVCVTL, encoded by the coding sequence ATGGGTCTCTTGGACCTGAAGACCATAGTGATCATAGGGCTCATGCTGCATTCGGCATTGGCCCTGGTGATGTTGCAGACGTACTTTACCCGCAAAACCTACCCGGGGTTCCGTACCTGGACCATCGGGCAGGCTTGCTGGGTTCTTGCGAGTTTCTTCTTTTATTTTAGGGATGTTATAGTTAGCGAATCCGTTTCGGTGATTCTGGCGAACCCTCTCTACCTTCTTTACGCCCTGCTTTTGCGCAACGGGATGGCCCGGTTTTACGGCTATGACCGGGACAGGCTGTGGATGACAGTGAACGTTTGCGTGGCAGTGCTGTGTCTGGCGCTCATCTACTGGTTCCGGTTCGGCACCAACGACATGAACATGCGGGTGATAGGCAGTTCGCTCGGTATGGCGTTCATCGTCCTCTGCGCGGGCATCGAGCCGATTCTCAACAAAGTGAAGCGTTATCAGATTCAGATGATCATTTCCGCCGCGCTCATGGCCGGGGGAGTATGCCTTTTGATGCGTGGAGCAGCCTCAGCCGTACATCCGGTCTATTCCGATCTGTTCAGGCAAGATGTGTGGCTCAAATTCGTGCTTGTGATGGGGATGTTCGTCAATGTGATCCAAGTGTTCGGATTCATCACTCTGATGCACTCACGCCTGGAGGATGAACTGCTCGAGGCCCAGGCCAGGCTCCAGGACCTGGCCAACACCGATGCCCTAACTGGGTTGGTCAACCGGCGAGGGATCACGGAGATCGCCACCCACGACTTGAAACTGGCTAGAAGGTACGGGCACAAGGTGAGTCTTATCATCTTCGATCTCGATCATTTCAAGGCAGTCAACGACACCTATGGGCACGCAATGGGAGACGAAGTGCTCGCAGCCATTGGGAGCAAATGCCTAGACGCGATGCGCGACGTGGACACCCTGGCCCGCTGGGGCGGTGAAGAGTTCGCCGTGCTCATGCCCCAGACTGACTTGGTCGGCGCTAGGCAGACGGCAGAGCGGCTCCGGATTATGATCAGCGCATTCAAACCGGTACCTGGCATGGATATCCGAACCACGGCGAGTTTTGGCGTGGCGGAACTAAACGGCGGCAGTTTCGAGGACATGGTGGAGAGGGCGGACTCCTGCCTGTACCAGGCCAAGCGGGAAGGCCGGGACCGGGTGTGCGTGACACTGTGA
- a CDS encoding aspartate aminotransferase family protein, whose amino-acid sequence MSNKFDALKDRTAKSVMNTYGRYPLAISRGSGCALIDLDGREYLDLLAGIAVANLGHCHPEVTEAMCKQAKELVHVSNLFFQEPQVALAEALLRTWRPGRAFFCNSGAEANEGAIKLARRFMHKVKGVARHEVITLSGSFHGRTLATLTATGQDKVKEGFDPLPEGFVTVEAGNLEAMKKAVTDKTAAVLLEVVQGEGGVKPFPPDYLKGVQDLCRENGILFMVDEIQTGLCRTGKWWAHQHFDLEPDVITIAKALANGLPMGAVLATEDVASGFEPGSHATTFGGGPVIAAAALKTLEVMERDRITERALRMGDFAQALFADVAESNPGKIAQVRGLGLMLGIELSIDGQKVWEELIKRGFILNLTQGTVLRLLPPLIIEQGDLQRFAQALSDVLSEL is encoded by the coding sequence ATGAGCAACAAATTCGACGCACTCAAGGACCGGACAGCCAAGTCCGTGATGAATACCTACGGCCGCTACCCCCTGGCGATTTCCCGGGGCAGCGGCTGCGCCCTCATCGACCTGGACGGGCGCGAATACCTGGACCTTCTGGCGGGCATAGCGGTCGCCAACCTGGGGCATTGCCATCCCGAGGTGACCGAAGCCATGTGCAAACAGGCCAAGGAGCTTGTGCACGTGTCCAACCTGTTTTTCCAGGAACCCCAGGTGGCCCTGGCCGAAGCCCTGCTGCGCACATGGCGGCCAGGACGGGCCTTTTTCTGCAACTCCGGCGCCGAAGCCAACGAAGGGGCCATCAAGCTCGCCCGGCGCTTCATGCACAAGGTGAAGGGCGTGGCCCGCCATGAGGTCATCACACTGTCCGGCTCCTTCCACGGTCGCACCCTGGCTACGCTCACCGCCACCGGCCAGGACAAGGTCAAAGAAGGGTTCGACCCCCTGCCCGAAGGTTTCGTCACCGTGGAAGCAGGCAACCTGGAAGCAATGAAAAAGGCCGTTACGGACAAGACCGCCGCGGTGCTCCTGGAAGTGGTCCAGGGAGAGGGGGGGGTTAAACCATTCCCGCCGGACTACCTGAAAGGCGTCCAGGATCTGTGCCGGGAAAACGGCATCCTGTTCATGGTGGATGAAATTCAGACCGGGCTGTGCCGCACCGGAAAGTGGTGGGCGCACCAGCACTTCGATCTTGAGCCGGACGTGATCACCATCGCCAAGGCCCTGGCCAACGGCCTGCCCATGGGCGCGGTGCTGGCCACTGAGGATGTCGCCAGTGGATTCGAGCCCGGCTCGCATGCCACGACCTTCGGCGGTGGGCCGGTGATCGCGGCCGCGGCTCTCAAGACCCTTGAGGTCATGGAACGCGACAGGATTACTGAGAGGGCGCTTCGCATGGGCGACTTCGCCCAGGCCCTGTTCGCGGACGTGGCTGAGAGTAACCCTGGCAAGATCGCCCAGGTACGCGGACTAGGGCTGATGCTCGGCATCGAGCTCTCCATAGATGGGCAGAAGGTCTGGGAAGAGCTCATCAAGCGCGGCTTCATCCTGAACCTCACCCAGGGCACCGTGCTCAGGCTCCTGCCGCCGCTCATCATCGAACAGGGCGATCTGCAGCGTTTCGCCCAGGCCCTGAGCGATGTGCTGAGCGAATTGTAA
- a CDS encoding glycosyltransferase family 2 protein, whose protein sequence is MPESSQKTLAVVVPVYNESQGLDALHQRLRAVLESLPYDWQIILVDDGSPDSSWAKIKEISQSDSRVKGLMLSRNFGKEMALTAGVELCPDVDAVICIDADLQHPPELIPTLTAKWEEGYEIVATVREAVADYSAMKKLGSKAFYWVMTRFSDLDIPPSSTDFRLLDKKVVKTLLQFTERTRMFRGLIDWMGFKKIYIPFVAPARDTGAVGYSFKKLFNLAVNSFTSFSLLPLRFTGYLGLFIIAVSLLFLALMMTGNVLWGANYTPMAFFMVFNTFLIGIVLCGLGMVSLYIGHIHTEVVQRPLYIIRERAGRWE, encoded by the coding sequence ATGCCCGAGTCCTCACAGAAAACTCTGGCCGTCGTCGTGCCGGTCTATAACGAATCCCAGGGACTCGACGCCCTGCACCAACGACTCCGGGCCGTGCTGGAATCTTTGCCCTACGACTGGCAGATCATTCTGGTGGACGACGGCAGCCCCGACTCCTCCTGGGCCAAGATCAAAGAGATCTCGCAGAGCGACTCCAGGGTGAAGGGGCTCATGCTCTCTCGCAATTTCGGCAAGGAGATGGCCCTTACCGCCGGGGTGGAGCTCTGCCCCGACGTGGACGCGGTCATCTGCATCGACGCCGACCTGCAACACCCGCCCGAGCTCATCCCCACGCTCACCGCCAAGTGGGAGGAGGGATACGAAATCGTGGCCACCGTGCGCGAGGCCGTGGCCGACTACTCGGCCATGAAGAAGCTCGGGTCCAAGGCCTTCTATTGGGTCATGACCCGCTTCTCAGACCTGGACATCCCCCCCTCCAGCACGGATTTCAGGCTCCTGGACAAGAAGGTGGTCAAGACCCTCCTTCAGTTCACCGAGCGCACCCGCATGTTTCGCGGCCTGATCGACTGGATGGGCTTTAAAAAAATCTACATTCCTTTCGTGGCTCCGGCCCGGGACACCGGCGCGGTGGGTTATTCCTTCAAGAAGCTTTTCAACCTGGCCGTGAACAGCTTCACCTCCTTCTCGCTTCTGCCTCTCCGGTTCACAGGCTACCTGGGCCTTTTCATCATCGCGGTCTCGCTCCTTTTCCTGGCCCTCATGATGACCGGCAACGTGCTCTGGGGGGCCAACTACACCCCCATGGCCTTTTTCATGGTTTTCAACACGTTTCTGATCGGCATCGTGCTCTGCGGGCTGGGCATGGTGTCTTTGTATATCGGCCATATCCACACGGAAGTGGTGCAAAGACCCCTGTACATCATCCGCGAACGTGCCGGGCGCTGGGAGTAA
- a CDS encoding NAD-dependent epimerase/dehydratase family protein translates to MSVAIVTGSAGLIGSETVRFFAEKGFDVVGIDNNLRKTFFGEDASTEWNRQRLEGDLKGYTHYDADIRDHDAISKIYGRYGKSIKAVIHCAAQPSHDWAASDPYMDFTVNANGTLVMMENFRQHCPEGVFIFTSTNKVYGDTPNYLPLVELEKRFEIEKGHKWEQGIDETMSIDQTKHSLFGASKVAADVVVQEYGRYFGLNTGVFRGGCLTGPAHSGTKLHGFLSYLMRCCITGKKYFIYGYKGKQVRDNIHSYDLVNSLWHFFEKPRVAEVYNIGGGRYSNCSMAEAIDMCEEITGNKMNYEYDDTNRIGDHIWWVSGLKKFEEHYPNWKMTYDVPKILREIYEVQKDVVKEGGAGGSC, encoded by the coding sequence ATGTCTGTCGCCATCGTCACCGGTTCTGCCGGGCTTATAGGTTCCGAGACCGTCCGCTTCTTCGCTGAAAAGGGTTTCGACGTCGTGGGCATCGACAACAACCTTCGCAAAACCTTCTTCGGCGAGGACGCCTCCACCGAGTGGAACCGCCAGCGCCTTGAAGGCGACCTGAAGGGCTACACCCACTACGACGCGGACATCCGCGACCACGACGCCATCAGCAAGATCTACGGCCGCTACGGAAAGTCCATCAAGGCGGTGATCCACTGCGCGGCCCAGCCCTCGCACGACTGGGCGGCCTCCGACCCCTACATGGACTTCACGGTCAACGCCAATGGCACCCTGGTGATGATGGAGAACTTCCGCCAGCACTGCCCCGAAGGCGTGTTCATCTTCACTTCCACCAACAAGGTATACGGCGACACGCCCAACTACCTGCCCCTGGTTGAGCTGGAAAAACGCTTCGAGATCGAGAAAGGCCACAAGTGGGAGCAGGGCATCGACGAGACCATGTCCATCGACCAGACCAAGCACAGCCTCTTCGGCGCTTCCAAAGTTGCGGCCGACGTGGTGGTGCAGGAATACGGCCGCTACTTCGGGCTCAACACCGGCGTGTTCCGCGGCGGCTGCCTGACCGGCCCGGCCCACTCCGGCACCAAGCTGCACGGGTTTTTGTCCTACCTGATGCGCTGCTGCATCACCGGCAAGAAATACTTCATCTACGGCTACAAGGGCAAACAGGTCCGCGACAACATCCACAGCTACGACCTGGTGAACTCCCTGTGGCACTTCTTCGAGAAGCCGCGCGTGGCCGAGGTGTACAACATCGGCGGCGGGAGATACTCGAACTGCTCCATGGCCGAAGCCATCGACATGTGCGAAGAGATCACCGGCAACAAGATGAACTACGAATACGACGACACCAACCGCATCGGCGACCACATCTGGTGGGTATCGGGGCTTAAGAAGTTCGAGGAGCACTACCCCAACTGGAAGATGACCTACGACGTGCCCAAGATCCTGCGCGAGATTTATGAAGTGCAGAAGGACGTGGTGAAGGAAGGCGGCGCAGGCGGAAGCTGCTAA
- the dut gene encoding dUTP diphosphatase, whose amino-acid sequence MKVKYLHPVWSEFPLEPATPGSAGIDLRACMDEPSVDIPPGGRHAFAAGLAIEICEPGLAGFVYSRSGLGAKHGLTVAQGVGVIDPDYRGEIVVWLLNTSETHKTVARGERIAQLVVMPYRQARLEIVDELGETCRGGGGFGHTGKV is encoded by the coding sequence ATGAAGGTGAAATACCTCCACCCGGTGTGGAGCGAATTCCCTCTCGAGCCCGCCACCCCCGGCTCGGCCGGCATCGACCTACGGGCCTGCATGGACGAACCGTCGGTGGACATCCCGCCGGGCGGACGCCACGCTTTTGCCGCGGGCCTGGCCATCGAGATATGCGAGCCGGGCCTGGCCGGCTTCGTGTATTCGCGCTCCGGGCTTGGGGCCAAGCACGGGCTCACCGTGGCTCAGGGAGTGGGCGTCATCGACCCGGACTACCGGGGTGAGATCGTGGTCTGGCTTCTGAACACCTCCGAGACCCACAAAACCGTTGCGAGGGGAGAGCGCATTGCCCAGCTCGTCGTCATGCCCTACCGGCAGGCCCGGTTGGAGATCGTGGACGAACTGGGCGAGACCTGCCGAGGCGGCGGGGGCTTCGGGCATACCGGCAAGGTATAG
- a CDS encoding SDR family oxidoreductase yields MHLNKRVLVTGGAGFLGSHLCERLLSEGCEVVCLDNYFTGTKLNIQHLLDNPSFELMRHDVTFPLYIEVDEIYNLACPASPIHYQFDPVQTTKTSVHGAINMLGLAKRVRAKIMQASTSEVYGDPSIHPQPESYWGNVNPIGFRSCYDEGKRCAETLFFDYRRQHNLKIKVVRIFNTYGPRMHPNDGRVVSNFIVQALQGQPLTVYGEGQQTRSFCYVDDLIDGFVRSMKTPDEFTGPVNLGNPGEFTIMELAKLVIEYTGSKSKIEKRPLPSDDPKQRKPDITLAKSALGWEPTIKLADGLKKTIEYFDWFLKRK; encoded by the coding sequence ATGCACTTGAACAAACGTGTGCTCGTCACCGGCGGCGCGGGCTTTCTTGGTTCCCACTTGTGCGAACGCCTGCTTTCCGAAGGCTGCGAGGTCGTGTGCCTGGACAACTATTTCACTGGCACCAAGCTGAACATCCAGCACCTGCTGGACAATCCCAGCTTTGAACTCATGCGCCACGACGTCACCTTCCCCCTCTACATCGAGGTGGACGAAATCTATAATCTGGCCTGCCCGGCCTCGCCCATCCACTACCAGTTCGACCCGGTGCAGACCACCAAGACCAGCGTGCATGGCGCCATCAACATGCTGGGTCTGGCCAAGCGCGTGCGGGCCAAGATCATGCAGGCCTCCACCTCCGAGGTCTACGGCGATCCCTCGATACACCCGCAGCCGGAGTCCTACTGGGGCAACGTGAACCCCATCGGCTTCCGCTCCTGCTACGACGAAGGCAAGCGCTGCGCCGAAACACTCTTTTTCGACTACCGCCGCCAGCACAACTTGAAGATCAAGGTCGTTCGCATCTTCAACACATACGGGCCGCGCATGCACCCCAACGACGGCCGCGTGGTGTCCAACTTCATCGTGCAGGCTCTGCAGGGCCAGCCCCTCACCGTGTACGGCGAGGGCCAGCAGACCAGGTCCTTCTGCTATGTGGACGACCTGATCGACGGATTCGTGCGCTCCATGAAGACTCCTGACGAGTTCACGGGTCCCGTGAACCTGGGCAATCCCGGGGAATTCACGATCATGGAGCTGGCCAAGCTGGTGATCGAATACACCGGCTCAAAGTCCAAGATCGAAAAGCGCCCCCTGCCCTCCGACGATCCCAAGCAGCGCAAGCCGGACATCACCCTGGCCAAGAGCGCCCTGGGCTGGGAGCCCACCATCAAGCTGGCCGACGGCTTGAAGAAGACCATCGAATACTTTGACTGGTTTTTGAAAAGAAAATAA
- a CDS encoding glycosyltransferase, translating to MADTPLFSIIIPFKEPGVLVEECLRHIFLLHEKRYEVILLPDAAMDTVKGVYAHPSVSIIPTGAVSPAVKRDMGAEAARGAYLSFIDDDAYPEPYWLTFALQAFEREPDVVAVGGPAQTPVSDPFWARASGAVFLSRFSGGFPQRYLPLPPRRYVDDWPSVNLTVRRDAFLEIGGFDNEYWPGEDTKFCMDLVAKTGGKILYLPEMLVWHHRREGLCKHLRQVGNYGAHRGHFARNYPETSRRLPYFFPALWLLFLVLGAFILPCSVYQAGLFVYFAALAVAVVDISRHEPLDVTLASVPYILLTHLWYGWRFIRGWFTNDLKSTLGR from the coding sequence ATGGCGGACACCCCCCTGTTTTCCATCATCATTCCCTTCAAGGAGCCCGGCGTTCTGGTGGAAGAATGCCTGCGCCACATCTTCCTGCTGCATGAGAAGCGCTACGAAGTGATCCTGCTTCCTGACGCGGCCATGGACACCGTCAAAGGCGTTTACGCGCACCCATCCGTGAGCATCATCCCCACGGGCGCGGTGAGCCCGGCCGTAAAGCGCGACATGGGCGCCGAGGCTGCCAGGGGCGCATACTTGAGTTTCATCGACGACGACGCCTACCCGGAGCCTTACTGGCTCACCTTCGCCCTGCAGGCTTTCGAGCGCGAGCCCGATGTGGTGGCCGTGGGCGGGCCGGCCCAGACCCCTGTTTCCGACCCGTTCTGGGCCAGGGCATCCGGCGCGGTATTTCTCTCTCGCTTCTCCGGTGGTTTCCCGCAGCGTTACCTGCCGCTTCCTCCGCGCCGTTACGTGGACGACTGGCCCAGCGTGAACCTCACGGTCCGCCGCGACGCCTTCCTTGAGATCGGCGGCTTCGACAACGAATACTGGCCCGGAGAGGACACCAAATTCTGCATGGACCTGGTGGCCAAGACCGGGGGCAAGATTCTCTACCTTCCCGAGATGCTCGTCTGGCACCATCGCCGCGAGGGCCTCTGCAAGCATCTGAGACAGGTGGGCAATTACGGTGCGCACCGCGGCCACTTCGCCCGCAACTACCCAGAGACCTCGCGCCGTCTGCCCTATTTCTTCCCCGCACTGTGGCTTCTGTTCCTGGTGCTGGGAGCATTCATTCTTCCCTGCTCCGTGTACCAGGCAGGACTTTTCGTCTATTTCGCGGCCCTTGCCGTTGCCGTTGTCGACATTTCGCGCCACGAACCCCTCGACGTAACCCTGGCCTCGGTCCCCTACATCTTGCTTACCCATCTGTGGTACGGTTGGCGGTTTATCCGCGGCTGGTTCACCAACGATTTAAAGAGCACCCTCGGCAGATAA